Below is a window of Desulfuromonas sp. DNA.
AGCCCCCTGCAAGGGAGCCGTTTTCTGCATACTCTTTTATGGCTCAATAAAAGAGTATGGCGGAGTGCGCGGCCGCGACCGCGCGGTTCTTCCTGTCTTTGTTCTTCAGGTCAGGGGGACACTTCCCTGTACTTCGTGTAGTGTCCCCACCTGACTGTGTCTCCATCCAACCAGTCAAGGTCGCTGGTATCGAACGGCGGGCTCCTGATTCTTCTTGCTTGTCCTGAGCCAGCTTAAGGGTGAGTCTAATGCTGTATTCACTCTAATCGGGGAAGAACCTTTTTCTTTAGCCGCCCAAACCCTATCTTAACAATTGACCTGAGCGAAGAAGGTACTGTATCATCCGGCGTTTGTTAAACCGCAATCAAATGAACGACCATTGAGGAACAGTTTTGAGCAACCTGAAAAAGGAAATCGCCCGGCGCAGGACGTTCGGCATCATCAGTCATCCGGATGCCGGGAAGACCACTCTGACCGAAAAGCTACTGCTCTTTGGCGGAGCGATCCAGATGGCCGGCGCAGTCAAGGCTCGGAAAGCGGCCCGACATGCCACCAGTGACTGGATGGCGATGGAACAGGAACGCGGCATTTCAGTCACTACATCGGTGATGAAATTCCACTACCGCGACTTTGAAGTCAACCTGCTCGACACCCCGGGCCACCAGGATTTTTCCGAAGACACCTACCGGGTTCTGACAGCGGTCGATTCGGCCTTGATGGTAATCGATTCGGCCAAGGGGGTTGAGCCACAGACCGAAAAATTGATGGAGGTCTGCCGGATGCGCAACACACCGGTCATCACCTTCATTAACAAGCTCGACCGTGAGGGACAGGACCCGCTCGACCTGCTCTCCGATATCGAGGAGAAACTGCAGATTGAATGTGCCCCCCTCGCCTGGCCGATCGGTATGGGCAAACGTTTCAAGGGAGTCTACAACCTGTACAAAAAACAACTTAATCTTTTCACCCCTGGCGCCGAAACCCGCGAGCAGGAGATCATCACCATCGAAAACATCGACGATCCGAAGCTCGATGAGCTTCTCGGTTCACAGGCCGAGGAGCTGCGTGACGACATCGAACTGCTTGAAGGTGCTGCCAACCCGTTCAACCTCGATGACTATCTCAAGGCTCACCAGACACCGGTATTTTTCGGCAGTGCAATCAACAACTTTGGCGTTCAGGAGATGCTCGATGCTTTCGTCGAGCTGGCGCCGGCGCCGATCCCGCGTGCAGCCGCTAGCCGGGAAGTCAAGCCGGACGAGGAATCCTTCTCCGGGTTTGTCTTCAAGATTCAGGCGAATATGGACCCGGCGCATCGCGACCGGATTGCCTTTTTGCGGATTTGCTCGGGTAAATACACGCGCGGCATGAAAGTCAGGCATCACCGGATCGGTCGCGACGTCACCTTCCCGAACGCGACGATCTTTATGGCCCAGGATCGGCATAATGTTGAAGAGGCCTTTCCGGGCGACATCATCGGTATCCATAATCATGGCACCGTCAAGATCGGCGACACCTTCACCAGCAAGGAAGAATTGAAGTTTACCGGCATCCCGAACTTTGCTCCGGAACACTTCCGCCGGGTCCGCCTGAAGAACCCGCTCAAGGTCAAGCAGCTCGACAAGGGTCTGACCCAACTCGCCGAGGAAGGAGCGGTCCAGGTTTTCCGGCCTTTAATCGGCGCCGACTGGATCCTCGGTGCGGTCGGTGTGCTCCAGTTTGATGTCACGATGGCCCGCCTGAAAGATGAATACGGGGTCGACGCCGTCTATGAGCCGGTCGAATATGCAACCGCCCGCTGGATTGATGCTGAAGACCCCAAAAAGCTCGACGAGTTCCGTCGGAAGAACGAAATGGCCCTGGCCTATGATGCCGAAGGAAATCTTGCCTACCTCGCTTCCAGCGACTGGCGGCTCGGTCATGTCGCCGAGCAATGGCCCGACATCATCTTTAACAAAACCCGGGAGCATGCTTAAGATCAGTAGTCAGTAGTCA
It encodes the following:
- a CDS encoding peptide chain release factor 3; protein product: MSNLKKEIARRRTFGIISHPDAGKTTLTEKLLLFGGAIQMAGAVKARKAARHATSDWMAMEQERGISVTTSVMKFHYRDFEVNLLDTPGHQDFSEDTYRVLTAVDSALMVIDSAKGVEPQTEKLMEVCRMRNTPVITFINKLDREGQDPLDLLSDIEEKLQIECAPLAWPIGMGKRFKGVYNLYKKQLNLFTPGAETREQEIITIENIDDPKLDELLGSQAEELRDDIELLEGAANPFNLDDYLKAHQTPVFFGSAINNFGVQEMLDAFVELAPAPIPRAAASREVKPDEESFSGFVFKIQANMDPAHRDRIAFLRICSGKYTRGMKVRHHRIGRDVTFPNATIFMAQDRHNVEEAFPGDIIGIHNHGTVKIGDTFTSKEELKFTGIPNFAPEHFRRVRLKNPLKVKQLDKGLTQLAEEGAVQVFRPLIGADWILGAVGVLQFDVTMARLKDEYGVDAVYEPVEYATARWIDAEDPKKLDEFRRKNEMALAYDAEGNLAYLASSDWRLGHVAEQWPDIIFNKTREHA